One window of the Acinonyx jubatus isolate Ajub_Pintada_27869175 chromosome A2, VMU_Ajub_asm_v1.0, whole genome shotgun sequence genome contains the following:
- the HOOK2 gene encoding protein Hook homolog 2 isoform X2 — protein MSVDKAELCGSLLTWLQTFHVPSPCTSPQDLSSGLAIAYVLNQIDPSWFNETWLQGISEDPGPNWRLKVSNLKTILQSLLEYSQDVLGHPVLEQHLPDVSLIGEFSDPEELGKLLQLVLGCAISCEKKQEHIQRIMTLEESVQHVVMEAIQELMTKDTPDSLSPETYGNFDNQSRRYYFLSEEADEGDELRQHCLDLERQLVLLSEEKQSLAQENAVLRERVGRPEGEGATGLTAKKLLLLQSQLEQLQEENFRLENGREDERLHCAELEREVSELQQRNQALTSLAQEAQALKDEMDELRQSSERAGQLEATLSSCRRRLGELRELRRQVRQLEERNAGHAERTRQLEDELRRAGSLRAQLEAQRRQVQELQGQRQEEAMKAEKWLFECRNLEEKYELVTKEKERLLAERDSLREANEELRCAQLQPRGLTQADPSLDPTSPAVENLAAEILPAELSPAHSPVGRETLLRLQLENKQLCQQEAAYRERQEELQRHLEEANRARHGLETQLRLNQQQLLELRAQVEDLQKALQEQGGKTEDVSAHLLPAWPSLVPPSNPPLSPPCCSMPPAVHRKYRGPRVAPSTLTPRWSWDAWTPHSPSACSLPQSTLLKRKLEEHLQKLHEADLELQRKREYIEELEPPADSSTRRIEELQHSLQKKDADLRAMEERYRRYVDKARTVIQTLEPKQRPPGGAPPELHTLRTQLRERDVRIRHLEMDFEKSRSQREQEEKLLISAWYNMGMALQQRAGEERAPAHAQSFLAQQRLATNTRRGPLGRLASLNMRSTDKH, from the exons ATGAGCGTGGACAAGGCCGAGCTATGCGGGTCTCTGCTCACCTGG ttGCAGACGTTCCATGTCCCGTCCCCCTGTACCAGCCCCCAGGACCTGAGCAGTGGCCTCGCCATAGCCTATGTGCTAAACCAGAT AGATCCTTCCTGGTTCAACGAGACGTGGCTCCAGGGCATCTCAGAGGACCCGGGTCCCAACTGGAGGCTGAAG GTTAGCAATCTGAAGACAATCTTACAGAGCCTATTGGAGTACTCCCAGGAT GTCCTGGGGCATCCTGTTTTGGAGCAGCACCTTCCAGACGTGAGCCTCATTGGCGAGTTCTCTGACCCAGAAGAGCTTGGCAAGCTGCTTCAGCTGGTGCTTGGCTGTGCCATCAGCTGCGAGAAAAAGCAgg AGCACATCCAGAGAATCATGACGCTGGAGGAATCAGTTCAGCATGTGGTGATGGAAGCCATCCAGGAG CTGATGACCAAAGACACCCCCGACTCCCTGTCACCAGAAACATATGGGAATTTTGATAACCAG tccCGAAGGTACTACTTCCTGAGTGAGGAGGCTGATGAGGGGGATGAGCTGCGGCAGCACTGTCTGGACCTGGAGCGGCAG CTGGTGCTCCTGTCCGAGGAgaagcagagcctggcacaggagAACGCGGTGCTTCGGGAACGGGTGGGCCGGCCAGAGGGTGAGGGTGCCACTGGCCTCACTGCTAAGAAGCTGTTGCTGCTGCAGTCCCAGCTGGAGCAGCTGCAGGAGGAGAACTTCAG GCTGGAGAACGGCAGGGAAGATGAGCGTCTGCACTGTGCCGAGCTGGAGCGGGAGGTCTCTGAGCTGCAGCAGCGGAACCAGGCACTGACCAGTCTGGCCCAGGAGGCGCAGGCCCTGAAGGATGAGATGGACGAGCTGCG GCAGTCCTCTGAGCGTGCCGGGCAGCTGGAGGCCACGCTGAGCAGCTGCCGGCGCCGCCTGGGTGAGCTGCGGGAGCTGAGGCGGCAGGTGCGGCAGCTGGAGGAGCGTAACGCGGGCCATGCCGAGCGCACGCGGCAGCTGGAGGACGAGCTACGCCGGGCCGGCTCACTGCGTGCCCAGCTCGAGGCACAGCGACGACAG GTTCAGGAACTTCAGGGCCAGCGACAGGAGGAGGCCATGAAGGCCGAGAAGTGGCTATTCGAGTGTCGAAACCTGGAGGAAAAGTATGAGTTGGTGACAAAGGAGAAGGAG CGGCTGCTGGCAGAGCGGGACTCCCTGCGGGAGGCCAATGAGGAGCTGCGCTGCGCCCAGCTGCAGCCTCGGGGGCTGACCCAGGCCG ACCCTTCGCTGGATCCCACCTCACCAGCTGTGGAAAACTTGGCAGCAGAGATCCTACCTGCGGAGCTGAG CCCTGCTCACTCCCCGGTCGGCAGGGAGACGCTCCTGCGGCTTCAGCTGGAGAACAAGCAGCTGTGCCAGCAGGAGGCGGCCTACCGGGAGCGGCAGGAGGAGCTGCAGCGCCACCTGGAGGAGGCCAACCGCGCGCGCCACGGGCTGGAGACGCAGCTGCG GCTGAACCAGCAGCAGCTGTTGGAGCTGCGGGCCCAGGTGGAGGACTTACAGAAGGCCTTGCAAGAGCAGGGGGGCAAGACGGAGGATGTGAgtgcccacctcctccctgcctggccctccCTCGTGCCCCccagtaaccctcctctctctcctccctgctgctcGATGCCCCCTGCAGTCCATCGTAAGTACCGTGGGCCCAGGGTGGCACCCTCTACCCTCACCCCAAGATGGAGTTGGGACGCCTGGACCCCCCATTCACCCAGTGCCTGTTCTCTCCCCCAGTCCACCCTACTGAAGAGGAAGCTGGAGGAGCATCT GCAGAAGCTGCATGAGGCAGATCTGGAGCTGCAGCGGAAGCGAGAGTATATTGAGGAGCTGGAGCCCCCCGCTGACAGCAGCA cccgGCGTATCGAGGAGCTGCAGCACAGCCTGCAGAAGAAGGACGCAGACCTGCGGGCCATGGAGGAGCGGTACCGTCGCTACGTGGACAAGGCGCGCACG GTCATACAGACCCTGGAACCCAAACAGCGGCCACCCGGAGGGGCACCCCCAGAACTTCACACCCTGAGGACGCAGCTCCGGGAGCGGGACGTCCGCATCCGACACCTGGAG ATGGACTTTGAGAAGAGTCGAAGCCAGCGGGAGCAGGAAGAAAAGCTGCTCATCAGTGCCTGGTACAATATG ggCATGGCTCTGCAGcagcgagctggggaggagcgGGCACCTGCCCATGCCCAGTCATTTCTGGCACAGCAGCGGCTGGCCACCAACACTCGCCGTGGCCCGCTGGGACGTCTAGCATCCCTGAACATGCGTTCCACTGACAAACACTGA
- the HOOK2 gene encoding protein Hook homolog 2 isoform X4, protein MSVDKAELCGSLLTWLQTFHVPSPCTSPQDLSSGLAIAYVLNQIDPSWFNETWLQGISEDPGPNWRLKVSNLKTILQSLLEYSQDVLGHPVLEQHLPDVSLIGEFSDPEELGKLLQLVLGCAISCEKKQEHIQRIMTLEESVQHVVMEAIQELMTKDTPDSLSPETYGNFDNQSRRYYFLSEEADEGDELRQHCLDLERQLVLLSEEKQSLAQENAVLRERVGRPEGEGATGLTAKKLLLLQSQLEQLQEENFRLENGREDERLHCAELEREVSELQQRNQALTSLAQEAQALKDEMDELRQSSERAGQLEATLSSCRRRLGELRELRRQVRQLEERNAGHAERTRQLEDELRRAGSLRAQLEAQRRQVQELQGQRQEEAMKAEKWLFECRNLEEKYELVTKEKERLLAERDSLREANEELRCAQLQPRGLTQADPSLDPTSPAVENLAAEILPAELSPAHSPVGRETLLRLQLENKQLCQQEAAYRERQEELQRHLEEANRARHGLETQLRLNQQQLLELRAQVEDLQKALQEQGGKTEDSTLLKRKLEEHLQKLHEADLELQRKREYIEELEPPADSSTARRIEELQHSLQKKDADLRAMEERYRRYVDKARTVIQTLEPKQRPPGGAPPELHTLRTQLRERDVRIRHLEMDFEKSRSQREQEEKLLISAWYNMGMALQQRAGEERAPAHAQSFLAQQRLATNTRRGPLGRLASLNMRSTDKH, encoded by the exons ATGAGCGTGGACAAGGCCGAGCTATGCGGGTCTCTGCTCACCTGG ttGCAGACGTTCCATGTCCCGTCCCCCTGTACCAGCCCCCAGGACCTGAGCAGTGGCCTCGCCATAGCCTATGTGCTAAACCAGAT AGATCCTTCCTGGTTCAACGAGACGTGGCTCCAGGGCATCTCAGAGGACCCGGGTCCCAACTGGAGGCTGAAG GTTAGCAATCTGAAGACAATCTTACAGAGCCTATTGGAGTACTCCCAGGAT GTCCTGGGGCATCCTGTTTTGGAGCAGCACCTTCCAGACGTGAGCCTCATTGGCGAGTTCTCTGACCCAGAAGAGCTTGGCAAGCTGCTTCAGCTGGTGCTTGGCTGTGCCATCAGCTGCGAGAAAAAGCAgg AGCACATCCAGAGAATCATGACGCTGGAGGAATCAGTTCAGCATGTGGTGATGGAAGCCATCCAGGAG CTGATGACCAAAGACACCCCCGACTCCCTGTCACCAGAAACATATGGGAATTTTGATAACCAG tccCGAAGGTACTACTTCCTGAGTGAGGAGGCTGATGAGGGGGATGAGCTGCGGCAGCACTGTCTGGACCTGGAGCGGCAG CTGGTGCTCCTGTCCGAGGAgaagcagagcctggcacaggagAACGCGGTGCTTCGGGAACGGGTGGGCCGGCCAGAGGGTGAGGGTGCCACTGGCCTCACTGCTAAGAAGCTGTTGCTGCTGCAGTCCCAGCTGGAGCAGCTGCAGGAGGAGAACTTCAG GCTGGAGAACGGCAGGGAAGATGAGCGTCTGCACTGTGCCGAGCTGGAGCGGGAGGTCTCTGAGCTGCAGCAGCGGAACCAGGCACTGACCAGTCTGGCCCAGGAGGCGCAGGCCCTGAAGGATGAGATGGACGAGCTGCG GCAGTCCTCTGAGCGTGCCGGGCAGCTGGAGGCCACGCTGAGCAGCTGCCGGCGCCGCCTGGGTGAGCTGCGGGAGCTGAGGCGGCAGGTGCGGCAGCTGGAGGAGCGTAACGCGGGCCATGCCGAGCGCACGCGGCAGCTGGAGGACGAGCTACGCCGGGCCGGCTCACTGCGTGCCCAGCTCGAGGCACAGCGACGACAG GTTCAGGAACTTCAGGGCCAGCGACAGGAGGAGGCCATGAAGGCCGAGAAGTGGCTATTCGAGTGTCGAAACCTGGAGGAAAAGTATGAGTTGGTGACAAAGGAGAAGGAG CGGCTGCTGGCAGAGCGGGACTCCCTGCGGGAGGCCAATGAGGAGCTGCGCTGCGCCCAGCTGCAGCCTCGGGGGCTGACCCAGGCCG ACCCTTCGCTGGATCCCACCTCACCAGCTGTGGAAAACTTGGCAGCAGAGATCCTACCTGCGGAGCTGAG CCCTGCTCACTCCCCGGTCGGCAGGGAGACGCTCCTGCGGCTTCAGCTGGAGAACAAGCAGCTGTGCCAGCAGGAGGCGGCCTACCGGGAGCGGCAGGAGGAGCTGCAGCGCCACCTGGAGGAGGCCAACCGCGCGCGCCACGGGCTGGAGACGCAGCTGCG GCTGAACCAGCAGCAGCTGTTGGAGCTGCGGGCCCAGGTGGAGGACTTACAGAAGGCCTTGCAAGAGCAGGGGGGCAAGACGGAGGAT TCCACCCTACTGAAGAGGAAGCTGGAGGAGCATCT GCAGAAGCTGCATGAGGCAGATCTGGAGCTGCAGCGGAAGCGAGAGTATATTGAGGAGCTGGAGCCCCCCGCTGACAGCAGCA cagcccgGCGTATCGAGGAGCTGCAGCACAGCCTGCAGAAGAAGGACGCAGACCTGCGGGCCATGGAGGAGCGGTACCGTCGCTACGTGGACAAGGCGCGCACG GTCATACAGACCCTGGAACCCAAACAGCGGCCACCCGGAGGGGCACCCCCAGAACTTCACACCCTGAGGACGCAGCTCCGGGAGCGGGACGTCCGCATCCGACACCTGGAG ATGGACTTTGAGAAGAGTCGAAGCCAGCGGGAGCAGGAAGAAAAGCTGCTCATCAGTGCCTGGTACAATATG ggCATGGCTCTGCAGcagcgagctggggaggagcgGGCACCTGCCCATGCCCAGTCATTTCTGGCACAGCAGCGGCTGGCCACCAACACTCGCCGTGGCCCGCTGGGACGTCTAGCATCCCTGAACATGCGTTCCACTGACAAACACTGA
- the HOOK2 gene encoding protein Hook homolog 2 isoform X1 — protein MSVDKAELCGSLLTWLQTFHVPSPCTSPQDLSSGLAIAYVLNQIDPSWFNETWLQGISEDPGPNWRLKVSNLKTILQSLLEYSQDVLGHPVLEQHLPDVSLIGEFSDPEELGKLLQLVLGCAISCEKKQEHIQRIMTLEESVQHVVMEAIQELMTKDTPDSLSPETYGNFDNQSRRYYFLSEEADEGDELRQHCLDLERQLVLLSEEKQSLAQENAVLRERVGRPEGEGATGLTAKKLLLLQSQLEQLQEENFRLENGREDERLHCAELEREVSELQQRNQALTSLAQEAQALKDEMDELRQSSERAGQLEATLSSCRRRLGELRELRRQVRQLEERNAGHAERTRQLEDELRRAGSLRAQLEAQRRQVQELQGQRQEEAMKAEKWLFECRNLEEKYELVTKEKERLLAERDSLREANEELRCAQLQPRGLTQADPSLDPTSPAVENLAAEILPAELSPAHSPVGRETLLRLQLENKQLCQQEAAYRERQEELQRHLEEANRARHGLETQLRLNQQQLLELRAQVEDLQKALQEQGGKTEDVSAHLLPAWPSLVPPSNPPLSPPCCSMPPAVHRKYRGPRVAPSTLTPRWSWDAWTPHSPSACSLPQSTLLKRKLEEHLQKLHEADLELQRKREYIEELEPPADSSTARRIEELQHSLQKKDADLRAMEERYRRYVDKARTVIQTLEPKQRPPGGAPPELHTLRTQLRERDVRIRHLEMDFEKSRSQREQEEKLLISAWYNMGMALQQRAGEERAPAHAQSFLAQQRLATNTRRGPLGRLASLNMRSTDKH, from the exons ATGAGCGTGGACAAGGCCGAGCTATGCGGGTCTCTGCTCACCTGG ttGCAGACGTTCCATGTCCCGTCCCCCTGTACCAGCCCCCAGGACCTGAGCAGTGGCCTCGCCATAGCCTATGTGCTAAACCAGAT AGATCCTTCCTGGTTCAACGAGACGTGGCTCCAGGGCATCTCAGAGGACCCGGGTCCCAACTGGAGGCTGAAG GTTAGCAATCTGAAGACAATCTTACAGAGCCTATTGGAGTACTCCCAGGAT GTCCTGGGGCATCCTGTTTTGGAGCAGCACCTTCCAGACGTGAGCCTCATTGGCGAGTTCTCTGACCCAGAAGAGCTTGGCAAGCTGCTTCAGCTGGTGCTTGGCTGTGCCATCAGCTGCGAGAAAAAGCAgg AGCACATCCAGAGAATCATGACGCTGGAGGAATCAGTTCAGCATGTGGTGATGGAAGCCATCCAGGAG CTGATGACCAAAGACACCCCCGACTCCCTGTCACCAGAAACATATGGGAATTTTGATAACCAG tccCGAAGGTACTACTTCCTGAGTGAGGAGGCTGATGAGGGGGATGAGCTGCGGCAGCACTGTCTGGACCTGGAGCGGCAG CTGGTGCTCCTGTCCGAGGAgaagcagagcctggcacaggagAACGCGGTGCTTCGGGAACGGGTGGGCCGGCCAGAGGGTGAGGGTGCCACTGGCCTCACTGCTAAGAAGCTGTTGCTGCTGCAGTCCCAGCTGGAGCAGCTGCAGGAGGAGAACTTCAG GCTGGAGAACGGCAGGGAAGATGAGCGTCTGCACTGTGCCGAGCTGGAGCGGGAGGTCTCTGAGCTGCAGCAGCGGAACCAGGCACTGACCAGTCTGGCCCAGGAGGCGCAGGCCCTGAAGGATGAGATGGACGAGCTGCG GCAGTCCTCTGAGCGTGCCGGGCAGCTGGAGGCCACGCTGAGCAGCTGCCGGCGCCGCCTGGGTGAGCTGCGGGAGCTGAGGCGGCAGGTGCGGCAGCTGGAGGAGCGTAACGCGGGCCATGCCGAGCGCACGCGGCAGCTGGAGGACGAGCTACGCCGGGCCGGCTCACTGCGTGCCCAGCTCGAGGCACAGCGACGACAG GTTCAGGAACTTCAGGGCCAGCGACAGGAGGAGGCCATGAAGGCCGAGAAGTGGCTATTCGAGTGTCGAAACCTGGAGGAAAAGTATGAGTTGGTGACAAAGGAGAAGGAG CGGCTGCTGGCAGAGCGGGACTCCCTGCGGGAGGCCAATGAGGAGCTGCGCTGCGCCCAGCTGCAGCCTCGGGGGCTGACCCAGGCCG ACCCTTCGCTGGATCCCACCTCACCAGCTGTGGAAAACTTGGCAGCAGAGATCCTACCTGCGGAGCTGAG CCCTGCTCACTCCCCGGTCGGCAGGGAGACGCTCCTGCGGCTTCAGCTGGAGAACAAGCAGCTGTGCCAGCAGGAGGCGGCCTACCGGGAGCGGCAGGAGGAGCTGCAGCGCCACCTGGAGGAGGCCAACCGCGCGCGCCACGGGCTGGAGACGCAGCTGCG GCTGAACCAGCAGCAGCTGTTGGAGCTGCGGGCCCAGGTGGAGGACTTACAGAAGGCCTTGCAAGAGCAGGGGGGCAAGACGGAGGATGTGAgtgcccacctcctccctgcctggccctccCTCGTGCCCCccagtaaccctcctctctctcctccctgctgctcGATGCCCCCTGCAGTCCATCGTAAGTACCGTGGGCCCAGGGTGGCACCCTCTACCCTCACCCCAAGATGGAGTTGGGACGCCTGGACCCCCCATTCACCCAGTGCCTGTTCTCTCCCCCAGTCCACCCTACTGAAGAGGAAGCTGGAGGAGCATCT GCAGAAGCTGCATGAGGCAGATCTGGAGCTGCAGCGGAAGCGAGAGTATATTGAGGAGCTGGAGCCCCCCGCTGACAGCAGCA cagcccgGCGTATCGAGGAGCTGCAGCACAGCCTGCAGAAGAAGGACGCAGACCTGCGGGCCATGGAGGAGCGGTACCGTCGCTACGTGGACAAGGCGCGCACG GTCATACAGACCCTGGAACCCAAACAGCGGCCACCCGGAGGGGCACCCCCAGAACTTCACACCCTGAGGACGCAGCTCCGGGAGCGGGACGTCCGCATCCGACACCTGGAG ATGGACTTTGAGAAGAGTCGAAGCCAGCGGGAGCAGGAAGAAAAGCTGCTCATCAGTGCCTGGTACAATATG ggCATGGCTCTGCAGcagcgagctggggaggagcgGGCACCTGCCCATGCCCAGTCATTTCTGGCACAGCAGCGGCTGGCCACCAACACTCGCCGTGGCCCGCTGGGACGTCTAGCATCCCTGAACATGCGTTCCACTGACAAACACTGA
- the HOOK2 gene encoding protein Hook homolog 2 isoform X8, producing the protein MTLEESVQHVVMEAIQELMTKDTPDSLSPETYGNFDNQSRRYYFLSEEADEGDELRQHCLDLERQLVLLSEEKQSLAQENAVLRERVGRPEGEGATGLTAKKLLLLQSQLEQLQEENFRLENGREDERLHCAELEREVSELQQRNQALTSLAQEAQALKDEMDELRQSSERAGQLEATLSSCRRRLGELRELRRQVRQLEERNAGHAERTRQLEDELRRAGSLRAQLEAQRRQVQELQGQRQEEAMKAEKWLFECRNLEEKYELVTKEKERLLAERDSLREANEELRCAQLQPRGLTQADPSLDPTSPAVENLAAEILPAELSPAHSPVGRETLLRLQLENKQLCQQEAAYRERQEELQRHLEEANRARHGLETQLRLNQQQLLELRAQVEDLQKALQEQGGKTEDVSAHLLPAWPSLVPPSNPPLSPPCCSMPPAVHRKYRGPRVAPSTLTPRWSWDAWTPHSPSACSLPQSTLLKRKLEEHLQKLHEADLELQRKREYIEELEPPADSSTARRIEELQHSLQKKDADLRAMEERYRRYVDKARTVIQTLEPKQRPPGGAPPELHTLRTQLRERDVRIRHLEMDFEKSRSQREQEEKLLISAWYNMGMALQQRAGEERAPAHAQSFLAQQRLATNTRRGPLGRLASLNMRSTDKH; encoded by the exons ATGACGCTGGAGGAATCAGTTCAGCATGTGGTGATGGAAGCCATCCAGGAG CTGATGACCAAAGACACCCCCGACTCCCTGTCACCAGAAACATATGGGAATTTTGATAACCAG tccCGAAGGTACTACTTCCTGAGTGAGGAGGCTGATGAGGGGGATGAGCTGCGGCAGCACTGTCTGGACCTGGAGCGGCAG CTGGTGCTCCTGTCCGAGGAgaagcagagcctggcacaggagAACGCGGTGCTTCGGGAACGGGTGGGCCGGCCAGAGGGTGAGGGTGCCACTGGCCTCACTGCTAAGAAGCTGTTGCTGCTGCAGTCCCAGCTGGAGCAGCTGCAGGAGGAGAACTTCAG GCTGGAGAACGGCAGGGAAGATGAGCGTCTGCACTGTGCCGAGCTGGAGCGGGAGGTCTCTGAGCTGCAGCAGCGGAACCAGGCACTGACCAGTCTGGCCCAGGAGGCGCAGGCCCTGAAGGATGAGATGGACGAGCTGCG GCAGTCCTCTGAGCGTGCCGGGCAGCTGGAGGCCACGCTGAGCAGCTGCCGGCGCCGCCTGGGTGAGCTGCGGGAGCTGAGGCGGCAGGTGCGGCAGCTGGAGGAGCGTAACGCGGGCCATGCCGAGCGCACGCGGCAGCTGGAGGACGAGCTACGCCGGGCCGGCTCACTGCGTGCCCAGCTCGAGGCACAGCGACGACAG GTTCAGGAACTTCAGGGCCAGCGACAGGAGGAGGCCATGAAGGCCGAGAAGTGGCTATTCGAGTGTCGAAACCTGGAGGAAAAGTATGAGTTGGTGACAAAGGAGAAGGAG CGGCTGCTGGCAGAGCGGGACTCCCTGCGGGAGGCCAATGAGGAGCTGCGCTGCGCCCAGCTGCAGCCTCGGGGGCTGACCCAGGCCG ACCCTTCGCTGGATCCCACCTCACCAGCTGTGGAAAACTTGGCAGCAGAGATCCTACCTGCGGAGCTGAG CCCTGCTCACTCCCCGGTCGGCAGGGAGACGCTCCTGCGGCTTCAGCTGGAGAACAAGCAGCTGTGCCAGCAGGAGGCGGCCTACCGGGAGCGGCAGGAGGAGCTGCAGCGCCACCTGGAGGAGGCCAACCGCGCGCGCCACGGGCTGGAGACGCAGCTGCG GCTGAACCAGCAGCAGCTGTTGGAGCTGCGGGCCCAGGTGGAGGACTTACAGAAGGCCTTGCAAGAGCAGGGGGGCAAGACGGAGGATGTGAgtgcccacctcctccctgcctggccctccCTCGTGCCCCccagtaaccctcctctctctcctccctgctgctcGATGCCCCCTGCAGTCCATCGTAAGTACCGTGGGCCCAGGGTGGCACCCTCTACCCTCACCCCAAGATGGAGTTGGGACGCCTGGACCCCCCATTCACCCAGTGCCTGTTCTCTCCCCCAGTCCACCCTACTGAAGAGGAAGCTGGAGGAGCATCT GCAGAAGCTGCATGAGGCAGATCTGGAGCTGCAGCGGAAGCGAGAGTATATTGAGGAGCTGGAGCCCCCCGCTGACAGCAGCA cagcccgGCGTATCGAGGAGCTGCAGCACAGCCTGCAGAAGAAGGACGCAGACCTGCGGGCCATGGAGGAGCGGTACCGTCGCTACGTGGACAAGGCGCGCACG GTCATACAGACCCTGGAACCCAAACAGCGGCCACCCGGAGGGGCACCCCCAGAACTTCACACCCTGAGGACGCAGCTCCGGGAGCGGGACGTCCGCATCCGACACCTGGAG ATGGACTTTGAGAAGAGTCGAAGCCAGCGGGAGCAGGAAGAAAAGCTGCTCATCAGTGCCTGGTACAATATG ggCATGGCTCTGCAGcagcgagctggggaggagcgGGCACCTGCCCATGCCCAGTCATTTCTGGCACAGCAGCGGCTGGCCACCAACACTCGCCGTGGCCCGCTGGGACGTCTAGCATCCCTGAACATGCGTTCCACTGACAAACACTGA